The following nucleotide sequence is from Pseudomonadales bacterium.
AAAGCCGGACGTGCCCATATTTCCTTGTCAATATCGCCAATCTGAGTGATACCACTAAACACCTGCTGCGCTTGTTTCAGCGAAACATCATATATCCCTATTGCCTGCGCGGACAAAGACAACAATGCGTAGATCAACAGCATTAACAATTGATAGAAAAATCTAACCCTATAGACACAAGATTGCAATTGCATTTAGTTAAGATAAACTCCGCCAGGAAACGAACAAGCTGAATTATAGGCTAGGTGATCAAAACAAGCTTGATACGTATCAAACAACCTGTTTAATTAAAATACAAGACCTCGCAGCCAGAATAATGACAACAAAAATATCTTCTACTACTTCAACGCAACCTGCTAGCGGTTTGTTTACTTCGCTCATTTTTATTTCTCTACTTCTCACCCTCTGCACGCTTGTTCTCAGTGCCTACATTCGACTTGCGCAGTCTGGCTTAGATTGTACGCCCTGGCCGAGTTGCTATGGCCAAATTGGCATAGCAACAGAACAGCAAGGTATTGCTGTGCTCACGCAAGCAGGTGCAGAAATGTCGCATAAAGGAGCGCGCGTCGCCCACCGTATTATTGCCAGCACACTGGGAATCACAGTCAGCCTAATATTTTTACTCAGTATTAAGCAGAGAATGCGAGGCCAGCCCGGCCTGTTGGCGGCGACAGTACTGATGGCTACAACACTCTTTCTCGCCATTCTTGGTTCTTACACACCATCTCGAACGATCCCTTGGGTAACCCTAGGCAACCTCGGCGGCGGCATGCTAATGGCGGCATTATTATGGTGGCTCGGACAAAGATCCGTTGCTGTCCATCGTACACCAACCGCTAAAGCGATTAGCAAAGGTTGGGCAATCATTGCGCTGCTTCTGATTAGTTTGCAAATTCTATCCGGTGCCTGGGTCAGCGCAAATTTTGCAGCCACCGCTTGCTCATCCAGTTTGATTTGCGAAGGCTTTAGTCTCTCCAGTACGGATTTACTGAATAGCTTTTCTCTTGTTCGCGAACTCACGCTCAGCCCTCAGGGAAGCATTCTATTGCCCGAACAATTGGCGCAGGCTATCAACCTATCGCACCGTTTGCTGGCTTTGTTGTGTTTTATTTATCTGAGCTTCTTCGTGATCCGCTTGTTTGGCGCAAGCCAGCCCTTATCGGCAACCGCTAAAGGTATTGTGCTATTTTTATCACTACAACTACTTTTGGGTGTGGTCTCGGTGTATTACCAACTACCCTTGCTTTTAGTCACCCTACACAATCTGCTCGCCGCCTTGCTTTTACTCTGTCTGGTTAATGCATTGCATCACCTTGGTGCGCAAGAATAGACAGTCAATCAACCAAGGATTGTTGCGTTGCGACGAAATCGATAATTAACTGTTACCGCCGCCAGCAGCACTAAACAACCCACGGCCTGATGTATTGACGCCGCTGCGATCGGTACTACTTGTAACAACACGTAAACCCCCAAACTATACTGCACGATTAACGCCAGCAGTAACAGATGCAGACTATTTTTTTGCTTTTGACTTAAAGGCTTACGTATTGTATTACTCCACAACCACAACACAAATAACAGCAAGAGTGTACCCAAAAAACGATGCATAAATTGCACACCCGCATTACTTTCGAGAAAATTTAGCCAGACGGGTGATAAGGCAGTAACCGCCTCCGGCATCCACTCGCCATTCATGGTCGGAAAAGTATTGTACCCCCAGCCCGCTCGCAATCCAGCGGTAAAGGCACCATAAATAATCTGCATACACGCTAGTGCGGTAGTTGCAAGCGCAAGCAGACGAATACCTGGCCACTCCTTGCCGCCCTGAACACTAGGCGTTGACTGATTTCTTAGGTCGAGCACGATCCAATATAAGTAGGCTAAGAGAAACAACGCCAAACTTAGATGCGCGGCCAAACGATAATGGCTAACCCGTGGCATATCGACGAGACCGCTCATCACCATATACCAACCCATCAAGCCTTGCAGACCACCAATCACAAAGGCACCTCCCAATTTGCCTAGCAGTGGTTTATCCAATTTTTTGCGCACCCAGAAAATCACGAAGGGTATAAAAAATACCAGACCTATAGTGCGGCCTAACAGACGATGAAAGTATTCCCAATAAAATATTCCTTTAAATTCATGGAGGCTCATACCCTGGTTGTGATGCATGTATTCAGGGTATTGCTTATACAGATTAAAGGTGTGCAACCATTCGGCTTCAGAAAGTGGTGGAATAGTGCCGATAATCGGTTGCCATTCGACTATGGATAATCCGGAATGAGTCAGACGTGTGACCCCACCGACGATGACCATTGCAAAAATAAAGGCGCAAACAACCAACAACCAAATAATCACGCCGCGATAGGAAGATGAGGTATCAGTCATAAATTTTATCTTGTGTCTTATATATCAGAAGTTGTGTGGTTCATTAATTAACTGTATCACGTGCTCTGTGATCACCTGCTGGTCAGCCTCTTTAAAGCCCATATGGGAATAACGTATCTGCCCACTACGATCGATAATAAAATGGGTCGGCATACCTTCCACCTGATACAGAGCTAAGACTTGCCCCTCGGCATCACTGGCGACCTGGAAGGGCACCTCAAATGGCTCGATAAACTCCATACTCGCGGGCAAATCCTGATCCTCACTTAGCGCCAACACCTCAAAACCCTGAGCCGCATACTGATTTCGTAGCGCCACCAGAAAAGGCATTTCTTGTCGACAGGGACCACACCAAGAAGCCCAAAATGTCAGATATACAACTTTGCCACGCAACGCTGAAAGCGTATATCGCTGATTATCCAGCAACCCCGGCAGTTCGAAATCAGGCGCACCATCCAACGCAAATCGGCTATCCGAACAGGCTGGCAGCCACAACAAAGCCAATAACCCAAGCCAAAAAACCAATCGACGCCTAATGATTAACATTGATCTAAAACAACTGCCCAAATGATCAAGGGAGGGTATAATTCATCCATTAATAACTCTGAGGTGCCTTTAGTGGAAATTATTTTATATACCGTCGTTGGAATTGCGCTTTATTTCTTTTCTGACTTTATCCTGGTACAAGCAGAGTTCTGGCGCGGCAAACCATTCGAGAATAGAAACATCATTTTTTTTGTCATCATCAGCGTACTTGCCATTAGTTCATTTCAATTGATCAACTACTTAATTGCACGTTAACCGGTCGCTTGCATTACTGGGCTTTTACCGCGTTTTTGCAATAACGCCCGTAACACGACGATAATAAACAGTACACCACCAATGGATGAAATCAACCCACCCATCCCCATAAACCCCATTCCCACAACACGCTCGATACTGTCCAGCTCCTGTGCTGCTCCAGCCACTTTACGTTGAACACCATAACCACCTGACCAAACCAAACCCATAATATGCATCAACTGCCCGCCGCCATAGGTCCAAGGCTGCCATTTTGCCAGCTTCATATTTCTTAACGGATAACCTAATTTCGGCAACAATCCATAGGTTAACCCCATCAGCGAGAGTGATACGCCAACAATGCTGCCGTGGTAATGTGCCGGAATCACGACATTACTACCCTGAATCATAAACCCGATAATGCCGCCAATACCGAATAACAATAACGAGCAAATGAGCGCATAACGTGCCAATTTTTCTTCGTCAGAGACAGATTTATGCGTCAGCAACCCCATTAAAATGGCCGCACCCAAGGGCAGTGTCGCTAGGCTACCGCCATAACTCATTAGCCAAGTAAAGAGTACAATATTTTCCGCCGTAGTGACCGGATAAGCCAACTGTATCAGCGGCGCTAAAAACACACAAAACAAGCCCACAAAGAGAATTAGCAATACTACCCGGGGGCTGATAGGAAGACGTATACCAGCAGCGGTAGTCAGCCATAACCAGGCAACCAACATGAGTAACGTATAGGTAAATTGAAGAACGTGCCCACCCCCCCAGAACAGCCGTTCATAAAAGGATTGACCCGCCAAATAGGCTGGCAGCTCAAAATAGGTCCAAATAAAAATTCCCAAGGCTACCACGGCAGATATGGCCGCTGCATTCAAACCGAAACGTAACGAGGCCTCACCTGTCATCCACAGACCAACAGGCGGACAAGCGCTCATACAATGCACCACCAACAGAGTAAATCCAAGTGCAAAGGTCAGCAACCCAGTGAAAAATACTGGATCACGTAACACGGGTATGTAGTTGCTCATGAGAGCATTGCCAGCCCCAGTAAAGGGCGATACCACCATAATTATAGTGCCCAAAACGGCTAAACCAAAGGCAGCCCAAGCTATCCTCATCAAACGCGGCTTAGAGTTCAAACTCCATAACACCCCGGCAAAAGCCAGACTCCAGACTAAAACCGACAGATCGACATGCACTACTAGCGCGGTATGAAAAAAATCAACCCAGGGAAAGACATCCTGAATATAGGGTGTACGTGACAACACTAACAACAGAGAAAATATACCCGCACCGAATAACGCGAGCACACACAACCATAACCAGGAAACTGACAACCGCCGTCGATCATCATCTGGAATTGTGAGTGTAAAACCCAATTCTTGCATAACTGACTACTCTATTATTATGGTCTCGGCCCGGCATCATTCCCTCTCCTCCGGTAGTGCCAGCCTAATTATTTAAAAATAAACCCGTCTTTAAAATCAATAACCAATACCTGCCGCGGTTTGACTTCGATGTGCTTCTCTAACCGATACCCTTGATCCGGATTATTAGCGTCATCCCTCAACAAAGCTTTGATAAAATGGTTACCTGCGGGAATATCAAAACGGGCATAAAAAGTCGAGACTCCATCTTTTTGTAGGCCAGAAGGTCTGGCGCTCTCTTCGAATAAAACCTCATCATTTAATTCGATACGCAATCGTACCGGTGACCTTTCTCTTGGGCACTGTTGTGGTACTTTCATGTTCGGCGAAAGATTTTTTATTTCCGCCACACTTAAGTCGCGACACTGACCCAGTATTTTACCGGGATGGCGAATACTTACTTTAACCATCGCATCCTCCGGCTGAGTGTGATTCCACTCCGGCGATGAAGACAGATAGGCGATAAAGAACATAAAAAAACCGTAGGCTACTATCTGTGCGATATACTGGGGCAACTTATTCATTGATGCCTCCTTCTACAAATCTTTTATCATCGACGTGCCCAGATTGCTCTAGCGTCTGGATATAATCATCAAGATTTTTCTCCAGTTGCTTAGCACCCTGCTCTCCCGCCCATATCACCGATAGATCACGTTTTGCACCCGATGTTCGTAGATGCGGAAAGCGCTGGGCGGCAAACCTTTGCTCCAACCAAGTGTTCCCCAAACGATAATGACAATCTTCTTCACAGCAGCCAGTGACCATCACCCCATCGGCCAGCTTATTTCTAAATATGTAATCCACAAAAGAAGGTGGTAATTGGCCAACACATGGCAAACTGATGGTAGCCACATTATCCCGTTGCAACGATTGAGTCGGAGCACCGCATTCACAGGCATAAACAATAACTTTTGGTTTATCGCCCTTCAGCTGTTTCGCCTTAGCATCAGTTTGCGCCAGCATTTCTTTGACGGGAAGTTCAGGCATATCGATACCCGTAATTAGCTCATCGACACTTCTAAAAGGGGTGGACGAAGGACATGCACCAGCACAAATTCCGCAGCCTATACACAGATCTGGATTTACCACCGACTGCTTATGACCTTTTTTAAAATCATGCTCTTTCATCGTCACGGCGCCATAAGGACAGTCGGCAAAACACCAGCTACAGCCATTACAGTTAGCCGGATCGACTACCGCAATTGCCTTACGTTTATGCGATGACAACCAAGGTAAGATGGTCATTAGGCCAGAAATTGCGACCAACAATCCCCATACCCAGCCAGGCCCCCACAATTCGATCAATGGAAAAACGTTAAGATAAAACCAGTCAAGTCCAACATTAGCAACCGTCTCGTCCAAATTAGCTGGCGCCTGACTTGCCGCTGGATTAACTAAAGAAAGCATGACTAGCGCAACACTAACACCGATCGCCAGTTGTTTTGGCGGATTGGTTTTAGCGTAACTGATACGTTGAATATGAATAAACATACCGAGTAGCAGCGCTAGTGGAAAGCCAATATGCAGGAACGCCAACAGAGAAAACAGTCGATCACTCATGGCTTCTGCGTTTAAGAAATTACGCGCCATCGGATCCACCATAATCGGCAGCCAATCCAATAATTCAGAGCTTAGAATGGCAATATATTGCGCTAACTGATCCCATACCAGCCAATAGCCACCAATTGCAGATAAAAAAAGCAACCACAATAATGGCACACCGGATACCCAAGAAAAAATTCGTACGCCCTGATAACGCCCCTTCACGAACTCACGCAACAGGTGCAACGTTACCGCCACCACCATCGCTGCCGAAGAATATCGATGTAAGCTGCGCATGATACCGCCCAGATACCATTGCTCATTCATCAGGTACTCAATCGACTCATAGGCATGCGCTACGCTCGTTTCGAAAAACACGTAGAGGTAGAGCCCGGTACCAGCAGCAATCCAAAAAAAGAAAAAGGATAAGGCACCCAAATGAAAAAACGGATTATTTTGATCCGTGAAAATTTTGGAAAAAAGTAACTCAATCGGATTGAGTACTACTTTCCCCGCTTTTTGCAAGTAAACTACAGGGGATTTCATCTATATTTCCTAAAACGATTTAACCGATTTACGCCATTCCTTCACTAACTGAAGCCCTAACGCCAAACAACTCATGAAGCCAACGAAAACACCGATAAAGATTGAATAGTCAAAGTGATAGCGGTCACTAGAGGCGTCATAAACCGTACAAAAAAATCGAATCTTGTCTGACAGTGCGCCAGCAAGTGAAGCAGAAGGTCGATTAAATAACAACTCCTTGAGGGGTTCAATTAGTAGCTGTATATCAAATTTCATCCCGTAAACCTGTCTATATACTTCTCGATCAGACTTTAAAACGCTCGTTTGCACCAAATGATTGAAACCCTGCGGCGAAGGATAATAGATAAAGCCTAGCTCCTTGCTCAGAGACTCTACCGTTGCTTTATCTGCACTGAGAAAATGCCAGTTCTCATCTCCTGCCGCACCTTGCTTTTTAGCAAACTCGCGCATCGCTTCAGGCGTATCATTAAAGGTATCAAACCCGACCGTAAGCACCGTAAATTCTTTGTCGGGCATGGCCTGCCGGGCCATGCGGGCAACCTGTCCCAAATATTGTGTAGTAGTAGGGCAAATATGATAACAACTAGTGTAAATCAGACTAATCAGGAGGGGTTGCCCAACGAAGTCTTGCAGCGCAACCGAATTACCAGAACTATCGACAAATTGATAGTTCGATAGGGTTTTACCTATGACTGCCTGGCTGTACTTGTAGGCTTGGTCACGGTCAAAATCCTTAAATTCAATCTTCGTTGAGTGAGCAGCTTGTGCTGGCATTGCCCCCATACCGGAGTGCATACCGTTGCTTCCAGGTTGATACATCTCCGCGACATCCATACTGCTGTGGTCTAGAGCAGATGACACCCCTTGCGTTTCCGCGATAGCTGAGCAACAAAAACAACTGATAAGTATTTGTAAAACTTTTAGACTATGAAGAAATCGTCTGCGGAAAATAGAATAGACCATAAAATTTTAAAAAAGCCTGAAACCGATAAAGCACTAGTATATCCCAGCCAACCCATTGAACAAATTCGATAACAAAAAATAAGCCCCTAAAAAGGGGCTTATTTTGATACGCCTCAATAAATCAGACGCTTGTTACTGCGGGATAAAAAACTGTTAGCTAATACCCCAAGTTTGTGACAGATACTTCCAGTTAATGAAGTAATAAGCAGCAAAGGCCGCGAAGAATATGAAGGTCAGACACAGTGTCCCTGGCACAGTGATGCCACCAGTGTGAATGGTTTTATATTCTTCATCCGTAACCATTTTTGCAGCTAAGGCAGGCGTAGACTTCTCATCACCTAATTTTCTACCAAATAGCAGGGAAGCAACAATAATGACACAGAATGCAGCACCACCGACAACTGCCAAAATAACTGACACTCCGTTTAAGGCCAGCATAGTATAGGCGGCAGCGGGGAAGTCATGTGTCATACCCGTACCAGCAAAACCGATGTCCCAATGTCTACGTGGCACACCCAGGGTACCTGCACCCATCAGAAACAAAGACACACCGGTCATACCCAAGCCGAAGATATAGGGTTGGAATTTCGCCAATCCTTTCATCACCAATTCACGACGGAACAGCACAGGCACCAACCAATAGGTCATGGCCATAAATGCTATTGTCGTACCCAGTACTACCGTTGCGTGAAAATGACCAGGAACATAAAGCGTGTTGTGGATCAGGATGTTAATTTGCTCTGCACCCATTACCACGCCAGTAATACCTCCCAGGAAGCCAAACCCAACCAGCGAGATGAACATACCTGAGAACACCGGGTTACCCCAGGGCGCTTTCGTTAACCACTCGAACAAACCCTTGTTAAACCCACGGGCACGCTGAGCCGCTTCGATCGCGCCAGGCACCGTCAGTCCATGTACCATACTTGCCATTACCGCAAGATACATAGCATAGCTGGTGTTAAACATCTTAAATTCAGAGCTAATACCTGGGTCTACCAACAAGTGGTGCACACTGGCTAACTGTAAAAACAGAATATACATCAAGAAAGCGGTACGGCTAACCTTCTCAGAGAGCGGTTTCGCGCCAAACACCAGTGCCGCAACCGCATACCAAATAGCAATATGCGCAGACACGTTAATTTGCTGCGAAGAGTGCCCAAATGCCCACCAGATCATGCGATACATGAGCGGATCAATGTGCGCCACCAAACCGACACTCCAAAGGAAAGTCGGGATCAAAATGATCGCGCCACTGACGATGGTGAACACCGCGATAATTGCAGCAACCATCGCACCGAAGGTAACCAAAGGAATCGAGCCTTCATAGGTTTTTTCAGACTTGGCGATCACCAAAGTACCGAAAAAGATGAAGCAACCGATTAATGCCCCGACCGCAAACAGTATCAAACTCAGGTAAAAGAGCGGATCTGCACCCATTGGCGTGTACGACGTCATCATCACGCTGGAGTTACCCTGTAGCACAATATAGTTATTGAGCAGAGCACCCACCAACATCAATCCAAAAGCAACCCACCCCAATTTGGGCGTTGCCAGTCGACAATTGAGCAATACCGCCGAACAGAAATAGATCAGCGCAATTTCAAAGAAAATAATCCAGAAAATTAATACGTTAAGGCCGTGAGCCGTTAGCACTAAATAAAACTGATCTGCTGGTAGCAAATGCACCGCAGGCCAACGCGTTAAGCCAACACCCAGACCGTAAATTCCACCAATCAGCAAGAAAACCACTGCGGCAACGGCATTGGCCTTCATCAGTCTTTCGCCTGGTTTGTGAACCTGTAACCCAGTTTCTGGGCACACACGAAATAAATTAGTATTCATGACGTCCCCTTAATTATTCAACGACTAGAATTTTGCCAATCATTAAATGATGGCCAATTCCGCAGTATTCATTACAGATGATGGAGTATTCACCTACTTCATCCGGTGTCAGTGTTACCACGTACTCGTAATCCGGCACCACCTGAACGTTTATGTTGGCTGGCTGCAATGAGAAACCATGCTGCCAATCCAGCGAAGACATGTGGACACGATAGCTTTTGCCCTTTTCGAGCTCAAGCACAGGCCACCAGCTCCATAAGCGAGCGACTAGGTAAACATCGCTACCTGCCGGGGGGTGTACTTTGGGTATTTTTTGCGGTCCATACTCACCAACAGTAAATTGGTCAACAACGCTTTGCGCTTTCGCCATATACTGCTCAGGCGTCACTCGATAAGTTTCATTGGATAGGTTTTGATCACCCACTACGTGCCAATAAGGCATCATAAAGGTCATAAAAACTCCCCAAACAAACACGATAGAAATCCAGATCAGTTCGGTTTTTTCGATGGGTTCGTGCCACCAAACCTTATCTGAGGGAGATACGATGCTCATAAGACCACCTTAAATTGATTTGATTTTTGTTGTTGTGAAATCATTATTATTTACCTAACGGTATACTAACAATTTCCATAATACCCCAAATTAAATACAACACAGCTGGGCTTGCAACACCTAGAAACAACAGGATAAAAGGATTATCCAATAGTCGTTGCATGAAAGGTACTTCTTCATTTTGAGGAGGAACGTCTTGCGGCGACATACCAGGCTCCTTGTGAGTTAAGAGTTGTAATTATCGAACTTTTTGTAAGGTTGCCACTCTATCCAGTCTACATATTGAAGTAATTGATCTAAATCAAGATGAATAAAATACTACACAATATTTTGTCGAGAGACTATTTTATTATGTACAATACGCCCACTAATTTCCAACCACTTATAGTTTTAGGAGTTACTCAATGAAAATATTTATTAGCCTAGTTTGTAGCTTGGTTATGCTGGGTACAGTAGCCTCTTCCCATGCTGGCGACGCGGCTGCAGGAAAAGCAAAGTCCATGCTCTGCGCTGCTTGTCATGGCGCTGACGGACATAGCCCTAACGACCTGTGGCCGAGCTTGGCTGGCCAAAAAGAGGGCTACCTCGCCAAACAGCTCAAAGCCTTCCGCGATGGTACCCGTCAGGATCCAATGATGGCGCCTATGGCTAAGCCATTATCAGATGACGATATTGCTAACCTAGCAGCCTACTTCAACAGCCTGTAAGCCCTGGGATATATACTGAACACATGTTTTCGTCTGTTAACGCTGCTGTTGGTAACGCCACCCTTATTACTGGCCGACACTGAAAGTAGCGTTAATGAACGATTACCCTTTACCTCTCTCGAACTCGAAGCCCATTGGAATGTTGACTGTTCAGCAACTCTTTCTACAATTAAGCAGTTTACCGAAAACCCCGCACTAATATTCAAACCTGAATACCACCAATTAAAACCGACATTTGACGGCTATTTAAGTGCCCTCAAAAAATGTGCGATTATTTACAACACACCCAATACAGGACGCTATTCGATTTGTGTCGACTATCTTTCGATCCACAGTCAACTCAACGATCTTAAATCAGCATTATTTCTAACTAAAGAACGCTTTCACCCAGATCAAATTCGGTCTATTCTTGGACCACTAA
It contains:
- a CDS encoding COX15/CtaA family protein, with amino-acid sequence MTTKISSTTSTQPASGLFTSLIFISLLLTLCTLVLSAYIRLAQSGLDCTPWPSCYGQIGIATEQQGIAVLTQAGAEMSHKGARVAHRIIASTLGITVSLIFLLSIKQRMRGQPGLLAATVLMATTLFLAILGSYTPSRTIPWVTLGNLGGGMLMAALLWWLGQRSVAVHRTPTAKAISKGWAIIALLLISLQILSGAWVSANFAATACSSSLICEGFSLSSTDLLNSFSLVRELTLSPQGSILLPEQLAQAINLSHRLLALLCFIYLSFFVIRLFGASQPLSATAKGIVLFLSLQLLLGVVSVYYQLPLLLVTLHNLLAALLLLCLVNALHHLGAQE
- a CDS encoding COX15/CtaA family protein, giving the protein MTDTSSSYRGVIIWLLVVCAFIFAMVIVGGVTRLTHSGLSIVEWQPIIGTIPPLSEAEWLHTFNLYKQYPEYMHHNQGMSLHEFKGIFYWEYFHRLLGRTIGLVFFIPFVIFWVRKKLDKPLLGKLGGAFVIGGLQGLMGWYMVMSGLVDMPRVSHYRLAAHLSLALFLLAYLYWIVLDLRNQSTPSVQGGKEWPGIRLLALATTALACMQIIYGAFTAGLRAGWGYNTFPTMNGEWMPEAVTALSPVWLNFLESNAGVQFMHRFLGTLLLLFVLWLWSNTIRKPLSQKQKNSLHLLLLALIVQYSLGVYVLLQVVPIAAASIHQAVGCLVLLAAVTVNYRFRRNATILG
- a CDS encoding TlpA family protein disulfide reductase, yielding MLIIRRRLVFWLGLLALLWLPACSDSRFALDGAPDFELPGLLDNQRYTLSALRGKVVYLTFWASWCGPCRQEMPFLVALRNQYAAQGFEVLALSEDQDLPASMEFIEPFEVPFQVASDAEGQVLALYQVEGMPTHFIIDRSGQIRYSHMGFKEADQQVITEHVIQLINEPHNF
- a CDS encoding cbb3-type cytochrome c oxidase subunit I, whose amino-acid sequence is MQELGFTLTIPDDDRRRLSVSWLWLCVLALFGAGIFSLLLVLSRTPYIQDVFPWVDFFHTALVVHVDLSVLVWSLAFAGVLWSLNSKPRLMRIAWAAFGLAVLGTIIMVVSPFTGAGNALMSNYIPVLRDPVFFTGLLTFALGFTLLVVHCMSACPPVGLWMTGEASLRFGLNAAAISAVVALGIFIWTYFELPAYLAGQSFYERLFWGGGHVLQFTYTLLMLVAWLWLTTAAGIRLPISPRVVLLILFVGLFCVFLAPLIQLAYPVTTAENIVLFTWLMSYGGSLATLPLGAAILMGLLTHKSVSDEEKLARYALICSLLLFGIGGIIGFMIQGSNVVIPAHYHGSIVGVSLSLMGLTYGLLPKLGYPLRNMKLAKWQPWTYGGGQLMHIMGLVWSGGYGVQRKVAGAAQELDSIERVVGMGFMGMGGLISSIGGVLFIIVVLRALLQKRGKSPVMQATG
- a CDS encoding cytochrome b N-terminal domain-containing protein, which produces MKSPVVYLQKAGKVVLNPIELLFSKIFTDQNNPFFHLGALSFFFFWIAAGTGLYLYVFFETSVAHAYESIEYLMNEQWYLGGIMRSLHRYSSAAMVVAVTLHLLREFVKGRYQGVRIFSWVSGVPLLWLLFLSAIGGYWLVWDQLAQYIAILSSELLDWLPIMVDPMARNFLNAEAMSDRLFSLLAFLHIGFPLALLLGMFIHIQRISYAKTNPPKQLAIGVSVALVMLSLVNPAASQAPANLDETVANVGLDWFYLNVFPLIELWGPGWVWGLLVAISGLMTILPWLSSHKRKAIAVVDPANCNGCSWCFADCPYGAVTMKEHDFKKGHKQSVVNPDLCIGCGICAGACPSSTPFRSVDELITGIDMPELPVKEMLAQTDAKAKQLKGDKPKVIVYACECGAPTQSLQRDNVATISLPCVGQLPPSFVDYIFRNKLADGVMVTGCCEEDCHYRLGNTWLEQRFAAQRFPHLRTSGAKRDLSVIWAGEQGAKQLEKNLDDYIQTLEQSGHVDDKRFVEGGINE
- a CDS encoding SCO family protein, producing MSSALDHSSMDVAEMYQPGSNGMHSGMGAMPAQAAHSTKIEFKDFDRDQAYKYSQAVIGKTLSNYQFVDSSGNSVALQDFVGQPLLISLIYTSCYHICPTTTQYLGQVARMARQAMPDKEFTVLTVGFDTFNDTPEAMREFAKKQGAAGDENWHFLSADKATVESLSKELGFIYYPSPQGFNHLVQTSVLKSDREVYRQVYGMKFDIQLLIEPLKELLFNRPSASLAGALSDKIRFFCTVYDASSDRYHFDYSIFIGVFVGFMSCLALGLQLVKEWRKSVKSF
- a CDS encoding cbb3-type cytochrome c oxidase subunit I, which codes for MNTNLFRVCPETGLQVHKPGERLMKANAVAAVVFLLIGGIYGLGVGLTRWPAVHLLPADQFYLVLTAHGLNVLIFWIIFFEIALIYFCSAVLLNCRLATPKLGWVAFGLMLVGALLNNYIVLQGNSSVMMTSYTPMGADPLFYLSLILFAVGALIGCFIFFGTLVIAKSEKTYEGSIPLVTFGAMVAAIIAVFTIVSGAIILIPTFLWSVGLVAHIDPLMYRMIWWAFGHSSQQINVSAHIAIWYAVAALVFGAKPLSEKVSRTAFLMYILFLQLASVHHLLVDPGISSEFKMFNTSYAMYLAVMASMVHGLTVPGAIEAAQRARGFNKGLFEWLTKAPWGNPVFSGMFISLVGFGFLGGITGVVMGAEQINILIHNTLYVPGHFHATVVLGTTIAFMAMTYWLVPVLFRRELVMKGLAKFQPYIFGLGMTGVSLFLMGAGTLGVPRRHWDIGFAGTGMTHDFPAAAYTMLALNGVSVILAVVGGAAFCVIIVASLLFGRKLGDEKSTPALAAKMVTDEEYKTIHTGGITVPGTLCLTFIFFAAFAAYYFINWKYLSQTWGIS
- a CDS encoding cytochrome c oxidase subunit II; this encodes MSIVSPSDKVWWHEPIEKTELIWISIVFVWGVFMTFMMPYWHVVGDQNLSNETYRVTPEQYMAKAQSVVDQFTVGEYGPQKIPKVHPPAGSDVYLVARLWSWWPVLELEKGKSYRVHMSSLDWQHGFSLQPANINVQVVPDYEYVVTLTPDEVGEYSIICNEYCGIGHHLMIGKILVVE
- a CDS encoding cytochrome c — protein: MKIFISLVCSLVMLGTVASSHAGDAAAGKAKSMLCAACHGADGHSPNDLWPSLAGQKEGYLAKQLKAFRDGTRQDPMMAPMAKPLSDDDIANLAAYFNSL